A portion of the Lathamus discolor isolate bLatDis1 chromosome 5, bLatDis1.hap1, whole genome shotgun sequence genome contains these proteins:
- the EEF1A1 gene encoding elongation factor 1-alpha 1: MGKEKTHINIVVIGHVDSGKSTTTGHLIYKCGGIDKRTIEKFEKEAAEMGKGSFKYAWVLDKLKAERERGITIDISLWKFETSKYYVTIIDAPGHRDFIKNMITGTSQADCAVLIVAAGVGEFEAGISKNGQTREHALLAYTLGVKQLIVGVNKMDSTEPPYSQKRYEEIVKEVSTYIKKIGYNPDTVAFVPISGWNGDNMLEPSSNMPWFKGWKVTRKDGNASGTTLLEALDCILPPTRPTDKPLRLPLQDVYKIGGIGTVPVGRVETGVLKPGMVVTFAPVNVTTEVKSVEMHHEALSEALPGDNVGFNVKNVSVKDVRRGNVAGDSKNDPPMEAAGFTAQVIILNHPGQISAGYAPVLDCHTAHIACKFAELKEKIDRRSGKKLEDGPKFLKSGDAAIVDMIPGKPMCVESFSDYPPLGRFAVRDMRQTVAVGVIKAVDKKAGGAGKVTKSAQKAQKAK, encoded by the exons ATGGGAAAGGAGAAGACCCACATCAACATCGTCGTCATCGGCCACGTCGATTCTGGCAAGTCCACCACCACCGGTCACCTCATCTACAAATGCGGTGGTATCGACAAGAGGACCATCGAGAAGTTCGAGAAGGAAGCTGCTGAG ATGGGCAAAGGTTCCTTCAAATATGCCTGGGTCTTGGACAAGCTGAAGGCTGAGCGTGAGCGTGGTATTACTATTGATATTTCCCTGTGGAAGTTCGAAACAAGCAAATACTACGTCACCATCATCGATGCTCCTGGACACAGAGACTTCATCAAGAACATGATCACTGGAACTTCTCAG GCTGATTGTGCTGTCCTGATCGTTGCTGCTGGTGTTGGTGAATTCGAGGCTGGTATTTCCAAGAACGGGCAGACCCGTGAGCATGCCCTTCTGGCTTACACCCTGGGTGTAAAACAGCTGATTGTTGGTGTCAACAAGATGGATTCCACCGAGCCACCTTACAGCCAGAAGAGATATGAAGAGATTGTCAAAGAAGTCAGCACTTACATCAAGAAGATTGGCTACAACCCAGACACCGTAGCTTTTGTGCCAATTTCTGGTTGGAACGGAGACAACATGTTGGAGCCTAGCTCTAAC ATGCCCTGGTTCAAGGGATGGAAGGTTACCCGAAAGGATGGCAATGCCAGTGGAACCACCCTCCTTGAAGCCTTGGACTGCATCCTGCCACCAACTCGTCCAACTGACAAACCTCTGCGTCTGCCTCTTCAGGATGTCTACAAAATTGGCG GCATTGGTACTGTACCAGTTGGCCGTGTGGAAACTGGTGTTCTCAAGCCAGGCATGGTGGTTACATTTGCCCCTGTCAACGTTACAACTGAAGTAAAATCTGTTGAGATGCACCATGAAGCCCTCAGTGAAGCTCTGCCTGGTGACAATGTTGGCTTCAATGTTAAGAATGTGTCTGTGAAAGATGTTCGCCGTGGCAATGTTGCTGGTGACAGCAAGAATGATCCTCCAATGGAAGCTGCTGGCTTCACTGCACAG GTTATTATCCTGAACCACCCTGGCCAAATCAGCGCTGGTTATGCCCCTGTGCTGGATTGCCACACTGCTCATATTGCGTGCAAGTTTGCTGAGCTCAAAGAGAAGATTGATCGTCGTTCTGGCAAAAAGCTGGAGGATGGCCCCAAATTCCTGAAATCTGGAGATGCTGCCATCGTTGATATGATCCCTGGCAAACCCATGTGTGTTGAGAGCTTCTCTGACTATCCTCCTCTCG GTCGTTTTGCTGTGCGTGACATGAGACAGACGGTTGCTGTTGGTGTCATCAAGGCAGTTGACAAGAAGGCCGGAGGAGCTGGCAAGGTCACAAAGTCTGCCCAGAAGGCCCAGAAGGCTAAATGA